A stretch of DNA from Melospiza melodia melodia isolate bMelMel2 chromosome Z, bMelMel2.pri, whole genome shotgun sequence:
GGTGGctaacaaattattttaaaaaatctcaggCAGTGCAGTTTCAGAAACTGTCAACTAATTTTACAAATTCTCCTCTGCATTATTTGAATTTCCCTgacattttattaatttattttttttttaactgagagCTAAGTACTTAAAATCAGAACCCTGATGCTTTGTATGCATAAAGTGAATGACAGCACCCTTGTTTCAAAATTATTAGAGTCTAAGAGCTCATAAACACATACTCAATTTTGGACTAGGACTACATGCATAATTACTCTCAAAAGCTTTCAGGTTTACAGATCAGCAATACTGCagtgtgaaaatgaaaaaaaaaaagtacaaaagaCAGGCACAAATGCTAAACATTCATACCTAGAAGGCAAAATAAAACACCAAACATTCACCTTCAACTAAGTAAGTTTCCACATagattttgagtagaaattctaTCAAGGCAGGCAACAAGGTAGGCAAGCTCAGAGATACAAAAGCCCAGTTTCTATAGACTAAGTTGCATAATATTTAAGGAGGTAGCTTTCCAACTCTAGTTACAAAAGTATACTTTGAATTAAAATAATCTTTCTTCTCTGGCCAACTGCATATGATGCTTTAAACTTTAGCAAAAATACTGTGAAATTAACAGTATCCTGATCATACTTCTTAATGTAATGAAATACACAAGCCATAAACACCAAAGAATAATACCAACCTAGAGACTGTATTTTCAGAAAGGTTTAAAAATCATCATCAGAAATAGCAttataaagtatttaaaatataCAGGTGGGACACACAAAAAACAGAAGAAATATCTCTAGCCCAAAGTGTTAATCAAGCTTTATTTTAAAACTAAAACATTTTTTACACAATACTGCGCTGACGAGAAACAACCTGTTAAAAACATTCTACATAAAGTACTAATCTTTACTGTGTGGAAATTCAAGGGGCTTGTGGCCTTCTGATCACTGCTAAAGCTTACAAAATTATGCCAAGTAACACCAAGAGCAAGTATACCTGTGATGGGAGTCAGACTGtactgcagaggcttgttcaatTTGTTTGATTACTACACTCGTGAATGTATGTGTTCCGTCTTCAAAACTAAAAGAAATGCTTGTGCTTAAAATGGCTGTATAATATTCATATGacacagaattctttctaaatttCTTCCTGCCTTAATTTTACCATCCATCATCAATAAAACCCCCTAACAAATCAATCAACCAAGAAAGCacaaaaaggcagagcatgaaaAACAAAAGCCACTGTTTTCTTTACAGATCGTATGTGGGTGTTATACTCTGAGAGGCCTCAAATTATCGAAATTAGAATCTACAATAGCCAATCAAAGCCCATCTAACCTGATCAGACTTTCTGCCACTTCCATATCACTGAGTCTAACAGTTTGGTCTTTCAAGATCCAGGTGAGAGAAAAAGTTAGTTTAATATGTACCAAACTTCTATGTTTGAAATGTGTGAAATATGATCACAATCAGCTTTGGTTGTGCAgagtttttgggtttctttttttaattacaattttCTTAGTATGTACAAATTTTGGTTTTTGAACTAGTGTGTAAAATGCAGTCAAGGCCAGGAAGAAAAACGTATATTATTCAAAGTTAACCAGAAAAGTCGTTTCAATATACTGTAATCATTACCACACTGCTGCGCTCCCTCAGACCACTGCCTCCGCTAAATATTTTGGTTAAAAGACAACTCTGGCATTGCCATTAAATGTCAAAACAGTAAGTTAAGGAAGCTGACGCTGTAGTGAGCCTAACCCTCACCCTCACGCAACAGAGGCGACCCCAGAATAACCTCTGCACGCTTCCACCGCACTGCTAGACGGGGATAAAGCTGAGCATAACCTCGGGTGAGGTGGACAGGCTGTTTATGGCACGGAGCGGGGAAGGAACCGGTAATGCTGGATGACACTTCTCTAGCCTCgaggaagacaaaagcaaaaGGAGCTTTAGGATGCCGCGGCCAGGAGGCGCAGATGAGCCCGGGCGGCGCTGAGCGTTCCCGGCGAAAGCCCGCCAGCACCCCCGGCGGACACCCGCGTCCTGCAGACACGCTTCAGCCGCTACCGGCACCGCCCCCCGCTTCCCTCCCCGACTGACGCGGACCCGTCCCGCACAGCTacctcggcggcggcggcggcccgctCTTTGCCCCGGTCGCCCGCGCGTCCCTCCGCCGCCGGCGCGTCCTGGGGCGCAACAatcccgccgcgccgccgccgcccgccgcccgcgtCCCCCGGCTGCGTACGGGGGGCGCCGGGCCCGAGCCGCTTTCCCGGCGGCGCCTCCGCCTCCTCCAGCGGGCGCTTGAGCGCGGCGGGCCCGGCGCCGCCCGGCTCTGCCCGGGGCCGCCGCTCGCCCGCGCGGGGCAGCGCCGGCTCGCGCAGCAGCCGCTTCACGGGCACGTGGCACATCAGCGGCTCCG
This window harbors:
- the CZH9orf40 gene encoding uncharacterized protein C9orf40 homolog, with product MAKRRAEPLMCHVPVKRLLREPALPRAGERRPRAEPGGAGPAALKRPLEEAEAPPGKRLGPGAPRTQPGDAGGGRRRRGGIVAPQDAPAAEGRAGDRGKERAAAAAEQEEEFCQYNSFLYWRAPLPAIDLSDIQNLDEETPSGAKSAARTDTAETEMET